In the genome of Deinococcota bacterium, one region contains:
- a CDS encoding ABC transporter substrate-binding protein — MNVTRLLVTLLALSFLGAAFAQTTVRIMGYGGEDPRIVTRLLGEVIGDDLAAEGITVQYEPLEGDYNAALTNALSA, encoded by the coding sequence ATGAACGTAACACGGCTACTCGTCACCCTGCTCGCGCTGAGCTTTTTAGGCGCCGCCTTCGCGCAGACCACCGTGCGCATCATGGGCTACGGCGGTGAAGACCCCCGCATCGTCACCAGGCTTCTTGGCGAGGTCATCGGCGACGACCTGGCCGCCGAAGGCATCACCGTCCAGTACGAGCCCTTGGAGGGCGACTACAACGCCGCCCTGACCAACGCGCTCTCGGCC
- a CDS encoding LacI family transcriptional regulator → MNATAVKAQRPTIQDVASAAGVSTGTVSRVLNDRRGVRKTTRERVLAAMTRLDYQPDLAARELSFGQTTRIGLHVAATNRRLVLIPYFTLFLEHLISELQNDGYRLQEIPSGPDGLPEGLADGMILLGAQEDDPRLAYLQSQGVPFVLIGHGEGIRWVAPDDYGGGRQAAEHLLRLQHEAIVHVSGFTGSQAFFDRYQGFRDVFGRAGLEVSSAQLLDGEFTSLGAYRALRKAHEKGLRFSAVFAATDEMAIGAMAALDDLGLRVPADVSVVGFDDLPGVGDGLTTIRQDISHIAGAAVALLKEGLRGEPLRHETVPVRLVVRGTTARRR, encoded by the coding sequence GTGAACGCCACAGCCGTCAAAGCGCAGCGCCCGACGATCCAGGACGTGGCCTCGGCCGCCGGCGTCTCGACTGGAACGGTCAGCCGCGTCCTGAACGACCGCCGCGGCGTCAGGAAGACGACGCGGGAGCGCGTCCTGGCGGCGATGACCCGGCTCGACTACCAGCCCGACCTGGCCGCGCGCGAGCTCTCCTTCGGCCAGACGACCCGGATCGGCCTGCACGTCGCCGCCACCAACCGCCGCCTCGTCTTGATCCCCTACTTCACCCTCTTTTTGGAGCACCTCATCAGCGAGCTGCAAAACGACGGCTACCGGCTCCAGGAGATCCCTTCCGGTCCTGACGGCTTGCCCGAGGGGCTCGCCGACGGCATGATCCTCCTGGGCGCCCAAGAGGACGACCCGCGCCTCGCCTACTTGCAGAGCCAAGGCGTTCCCTTCGTCCTCATCGGCCATGGCGAAGGCATTCGCTGGGTCGCGCCCGACGACTACGGCGGCGGGCGGCAGGCCGCCGAGCACCTCTTGCGGCTGCAGCACGAGGCCATCGTCCACGTCAGCGGCTTTACCGGCAGCCAGGCCTTTTTCGACCGCTACCAGGGCTTTAGGGACGTGTTCGGGCGCGCGGGCCTCGAGGTCTCGAGCGCGCAGCTTCTAGACGGCGAGTTCACCAGCCTGGGCGCCTACCGCGCCCTTCGCAAGGCCCATGAGAAGGGCCTGCGCTTCAGCGCGGTCTTCGCCGCCACCGACGAGATGGCCATCGGCGCAATGGCCGCCCTCGACGACTTGGGCCTGCGCGTGCCGGCGGACGTGTCGGTGGTCGGCTTCGACGACCTGCCCGGCGTCGGTGACGGCCTCACCACCATCAGACAGGACATTTCGCACATTGCCGGTGCGGCAGTGGCGCTGCTCAAGGAGGGCCTGCGGGGCGAGCCGCTTCGCCATGAAACGGTGCCGGTCCGCCTGGTGGTCCGCGGGACCACCGCCCGGAGGAGGTGA
- the aceE gene encoding pyruvate dehydrogenase (acetyl-transferring), homodimeric type, with amino-acid sequence MADVQDAKVQSGDKEPHSQELARELEQIENQEWLESLDYVLEHGGKERVAELLRRLEIHAQQAGVRIPFTANTPYLNTISAHEEPDYPGDRALERRIRGILRWNAVAMVVRANKRSDGIGGHLSTYASSATLYEVGFNHFFRGKDAGLDADMIYFQGHASPGIYARSFLEGRLTEEHLENFRREMAGGDNLASYPHPWLMPDYWEFATVSMGLGPIMSIYQARFNRYLEDRGLKEKGSAKVWAFLGDGEMDEPESLGSISLPAREKLDNLIWVVNCNLQRLDGPVRGNGQIIQELEAIFRGAGWNVIKVVWGSSWDRLLDKDQDGVLARRFEKLVDGESQRYAAYGGKALREEFFNTPELKRLIEGWSDQDLAGLNRGGHDSSKIYAAFKAATLHKGQPTLILPRTVKGYGLGESSQASNVSHQQKKLNEEGVKLFRDRFEIPIADDELAKMPFYKPADDSPEMKYLLERRQQLGGSLPERRVTAPALKTPDESVFEEFYKGTEERSVSTTMVFVRILAKLLRDQEIGRLIVPIIPDEARTFGMEALFRQIGIYSHIGQLYEPVDAANLLYYKEAKDGQILEEGITEAGSMSSFIAAGTAYATHGVNTIPFFIYYSMFGFQRIGDFAWAAGDMRTRGFMLGATAGRTTLAGEGLQHQDGHSHVLAYPIPNLMAYDPAFAYELAVIIREGIRRMYEAGESLYYYLTVGNETYPQPAMPEPRDDVKAGILRGMYRFKEGEGGKLRAQLLGSGAIMGEVLKAQEMLKDFGVSADVWSVTSYKELHRDALDAERYNMLNPDKTPRSAYVHDLLRDSEGVIIAASDYLKLLPDALAGHLPRPIHSLGTDGFGRSEAREQLRDHFEVDARFITLATLQALAKEGALEKEAVQEAIKGLDIDPEKANPMFA; translated from the coding sequence ATGGCTGATGTTCAAGACGCGAAAGTCCAGAGCGGCGACAAGGAGCCGCACAGCCAAGAGCTCGCCAGAGAGCTCGAGCAAATCGAGAACCAGGAGTGGCTCGAGTCGCTCGACTACGTGCTCGAGCACGGCGGCAAGGAGCGGGTAGCCGAGCTCTTGAGGAGGCTCGAGATCCACGCCCAGCAGGCCGGGGTACGCATTCCCTTCACCGCCAACACTCCCTACTTAAACACCATTTCGGCGCATGAAGAGCCCGACTACCCCGGCGACCGCGCTTTGGAGCGCCGCATCCGCGGCATCCTGCGCTGGAACGCCGTAGCCATGGTGGTGCGCGCCAACAAGCGCTCCGACGGCATCGGCGGTCACCTCTCCACCTACGCCTCGTCGGCGACGCTCTACGAGGTCGGCTTCAACCACTTCTTCAGGGGCAAGGACGCCGGCTTGGACGCCGACATGATCTACTTCCAGGGCCATGCCAGCCCCGGCATCTACGCGCGCTCCTTTTTGGAGGGCCGCCTTACGGAGGAACACCTAGAGAACTTCCGCCGCGAGATGGCCGGGGGAGACAATTTGGCCTCCTACCCCCACCCCTGGCTGATGCCCGACTACTGGGAGTTTGCCACCGTGTCGATGGGCCTGGGCCCGATCATGTCGATCTACCAGGCGCGCTTCAACCGCTACCTGGAGGACCGCGGCCTAAAGGAAAAGGGCAGCGCCAAGGTCTGGGCCTTCCTGGGCGACGGCGAGATGGACGAGCCCGAGAGCCTGGGCTCTATAAGCCTGCCCGCGCGCGAAAAACTCGACAATCTCATCTGGGTCGTCAACTGCAACCTGCAGCGCTTGGACGGCCCGGTGCGCGGCAACGGCCAGATCATCCAGGAGCTCGAGGCGATTTTCCGGGGCGCGGGCTGGAACGTCATCAAGGTGGTCTGGGGATCTAGCTGGGACAGGCTGCTCGACAAGGACCAGGACGGCGTCCTCGCCCGGCGCTTCGAGAAGCTCGTCGACGGTGAGTCGCAGCGCTACGCGGCCTACGGCGGCAAGGCGCTGCGCGAGGAGTTCTTCAACACGCCCGAGCTCAAGAGGCTGATCGAGGGCTGGAGCGACCAGGACCTGGCCGGGCTCAACCGCGGCGGCCACGACTCGAGCAAGATCTACGCGGCCTTTAAGGCGGCCACCCTACACAAGGGCCAGCCCACCCTGATCCTGCCGCGCACGGTCAAGGGCTACGGCTTGGGCGAGTCGAGCCAGGCCTCGAACGTCAGCCACCAGCAGAAAAAGCTCAACGAGGAGGGCGTCAAGCTCTTCCGCGACCGCTTCGAGATCCCCATCGCGGACGACGAACTGGCCAAGATGCCCTTCTACAAGCCCGCCGACGACAGCCCCGAAATGAAATACCTGCTCGAGCGCCGCCAGCAGCTCGGCGGCTCCTTGCCCGAGCGCCGCGTCACCGCCCCAGCGCTCAAGACCCCCGACGAGAGCGTCTTCGAGGAGTTCTACAAGGGTACCGAGGAGCGCAGCGTCTCGACCACCATGGTCTTCGTGCGCATCCTCGCCAAGCTCTTACGCGACCAGGAGATCGGCAGGCTGATCGTGCCGATAATCCCCGACGAGGCCAGAACCTTCGGCATGGAGGCGCTCTTCAGGCAGATCGGCATCTACTCGCACATCGGCCAGCTCTACGAGCCCGTCGACGCCGCCAACCTGCTCTACTACAAGGAGGCCAAGGACGGCCAGATCCTGGAAGAGGGCATCACCGAGGCGGGGTCGATGTCGTCCTTTATCGCCGCCGGCACCGCCTACGCCACTCACGGCGTCAACACCATTCCCTTTTTCATCTACTACTCGATGTTCGGTTTTCAGCGCATCGGCGACTTCGCCTGGGCGGCGGGCGACATGCGCACCAGGGGCTTCATGCTGGGTGCCACCGCCGGCCGCACCACCTTGGCGGGCGAAGGTTTGCAGCACCAGGACGGCCACTCGCACGTCTTGGCCTACCCCATCCCCAACCTAATGGCTTACGACCCGGCCTTTGCCTATGAGCTCGCGGTCATCATCCGCGAGGGCATCCGCCGGATGTACGAGGCGGGCGAGAGCCTCTACTACTACCTCACCGTCGGCAACGAGACCTATCCCCAGCCCGCCATGCCCGAGCCCCGTGACGACGTCAAGGCGGGCATCTTAAGGGGCATGTACCGCTTCAAAGAGGGCGAGGGGGGCAAGCTGAGGGCGCAGCTTCTCGGCAGCGGCGCCATCATGGGCGAGGTCTTAAAGGCGCAGGAAATGCTCAAGGACTTCGGCGTCTCGGCCGACGTGTGGAGCGTCACCTCCTACAAGGAGCTCCACCGCGACGCCTTGGACGCCGAGCGCTACAACATGCTCAACCCGGACAAGACCCCGCGCAGCGCCTACGTCCACGACCTCTTGCGCGACAGCGAAGGCGTGATAATAGCGGCGTCGGATTACCTCAAGCTCCTGCCTGACGCTTTAGCAGGCCACCTGCCCCGACCCATCCATAGCTTAGGCACCGACGGCTTCGGCCGCAGCGAGGCGAGGGAGCAGCTCCGCGACCACTTCGAGGTCGACGCCCGCTTTATCACCCTGGCGACGCTTCAGGCGCTGGCGAAAGAGGGCGCGCTCGAGAAAGAAGCCGTCCAGGAGGCGATCAAAGGGCTCGACATCGACCCCGAAAAAGCCAACCCGATGTTCGCCTAA
- a CDS encoding 2-oxo acid dehydrogenase subunit E2 → MANEFKLPDVGEGIESGVVVGILVAVGDTVEADQPVLELETDKAVVEVPSSVAGTVQEIHVAEGDEAKVGQVILTLGEEGAGAAESGDAESGDAEGDEAVEAAEDVPAKAAETDGAAEGAEEAAEEAEEAESPDEKKAVEAKAEGESEAEAGEKAPYAPPDAKLEREGEDRHNIPAAPSVRRLAREMGVDLSQIGGSGLAGRISADDVRRAAEGGQPSQAAPARAPKLPDFGKWGEVSRQPMSGVRRATAKQMALSWSNVPHVTQFDKADITELEKLRKAYAKRVEAAGGGKLTPTASILKVAAAALKVFSDFGASIDVGSNEIVYKRYVHIGVAVDTKRGLLVPVIRDADKKNIIELSRELNEAAERARGGKTSLEEMQGGTFTITNLGGIGGTGFTPIVNHPEVAILGVSKAGMEPVWMDDAFQPRLMMPLSLSYDHRLIDGASAARFLRWICEALEQPFLLALEG, encoded by the coding sequence GTGGCCAACGAATTCAAACTTCCCGATGTGGGCGAGGGCATCGAGTCCGGCGTCGTCGTCGGCATCCTGGTCGCCGTCGGCGACACCGTCGAGGCGGACCAGCCCGTCCTGGAGCTCGAGACCGACAAGGCCGTGGTCGAGGTGCCGTCCTCGGTGGCGGGCACCGTCCAGGAGATCCACGTCGCCGAAGGCGACGAGGCCAAGGTCGGCCAGGTAATCCTGACGCTCGGCGAAGAGGGGGCGGGAGCCGCCGAGAGTGGGGACGCCGAGAGTGGGGACGCCGAGGGCGACGAGGCTGTCGAAGCGGCCGAGGACGTTCCCGCCAAAGCCGCCGAGACGGACGGCGCCGCCGAGGGAGCGGAAGAGGCCGCCGAGGAAGCGGAAGAGGCGGAAAGCCCGGACGAGAAAAAGGCTGTCGAGGCCAAAGCCGAGGGAGAAAGCGAGGCCGAGGCCGGCGAGAAGGCTCCCTACGCGCCTCCGGACGCCAAGCTCGAGAGGGAAGGCGAGGACCGCCACAACATTCCCGCCGCCCCGTCGGTGCGGCGCCTCGCCCGCGAGATGGGTGTGGACCTGAGCCAGATAGGCGGCTCGGGCCTAGCCGGCCGCATCTCGGCGGACGACGTCAGGCGCGCGGCCGAGGGCGGCCAGCCCTCCCAGGCCGCGCCCGCGCGGGCGCCCAAGCTGCCCGACTTCGGCAAGTGGGGCGAGGTGTCGCGCCAGCCCATGAGCGGCGTGCGCCGCGCCACCGCCAAGCAGATGGCGCTGTCGTGGAGCAACGTCCCGCACGTCACCCAGTTCGACAAGGCCGACATCACCGAGTTGGAAAAGCTCCGCAAAGCTTATGCCAAAAGGGTCGAGGCGGCGGGCGGCGGCAAGCTGACCCCGACCGCGAGCATCCTCAAGGTGGCCGCGGCGGCACTCAAGGTCTTTTCCGACTTTGGCGCCTCGATCGATGTGGGCAGCAACGAGATCGTCTACAAGCGCTACGTCCACATCGGCGTGGCCGTCGATACCAAGCGCGGCCTGTTGGTGCCGGTCATCCGCGACGCCGACAAGAAGAACATCATCGAGCTCTCCAGGGAGCTCAACGAAGCCGCCGAGCGCGCTCGCGGCGGCAAGACCAGCCTAGAGGAGATGCAGGGCGGCACCTTCACCATCACCAACCTGGGCGGCATCGGCGGCACCGGCTTCACGCCCATCGTCAACCACCCCGAGGTGGCGATTCTGGGCGTGTCCAAGGCCGGCATGGAGCCCGTCTGGATGGACGATGCCTTCCAGCCCCGGCTGATGATGCCGCTGTCCTTGTCCTACGACCACCGCCTCATCGACGGCGCCTCGGCGGCAAGGTTCCTGCGCTGGATCTGCGAGGCTTTGGAGCAGCCCTTCCTCCTGGCGCTCGAGGGCTGA
- a CDS encoding Uma2 family endonuclease yields MATRIRPALTVADLALMPEDGNRYEVIEGELFVTRASGLHHQRLSGRLFLALSAYLEHHPVGEVFQAPGVLFDDFSGVVPDLVFISHGRLGEVAAGDRIEGAPELLIEILSPGAENIRRDRVVKRQAYGKHGVLEYWIVDPNAQTVEVYGLERGVLELQGRFGVEDKVTSSVLKGLELIVGDLFARS; encoded by the coding sequence ATGGCGACTCGAATAAGACCCGCCTTGACCGTGGCCGACTTGGCGCTCATGCCCGAGGACGGCAACCGTTACGAGGTGATTGAAGGAGAGCTTTTCGTGACGCGTGCGTCTGGGTTACACCACCAACGTCTATCTGGCAGACTTTTTCTGGCGCTGAGCGCCTACCTCGAGCACCATCCCGTCGGCGAGGTGTTCCAGGCGCCGGGCGTCCTCTTCGACGACTTCAGCGGCGTGGTTCCCGACCTCGTGTTCATCAGCCACGGCCGCCTCGGTGAAGTCGCGGCGGGCGACAGGATCGAAGGTGCGCCGGAACTGTTGATCGAAATCCTCTCCCCCGGCGCCGAAAACATCCGGCGCGACCGCGTGGTGAAACGGCAGGCCTACGGCAAGCACGGCGTGCTCGAGTACTGGATCGTCGACCCCAATGCGCAAACGGTCGAGGTCTACGGGCTGGAGCGCGGCGTCTTGGAGTTGCAAGGACGCTTTGGGGTGGAGGACAAGGTGACCTCATCGGTGCTGAAAGGGCTCGAGCTCATCGTTGGCGATCTGTTCGCTAGGTCGTAA